From Pseudodesulfovibrio nedwellii:
CTCGGTTGCCAACCATCCAGACGTTTGCTGGGAAAGACTCGCCAGCGCGTTCAGGCTCTATCTCAACGCCAGCCATGACAAGCTGATGTCCCTGGACATATCCCCAACGCTCGTAGACACGGAAGCGACCGGACAAATCGGGAGATGAAGTCTCAAGCTCGCCCATTACCCGAAGGTCAGTCTCGTATTTTTTGATTTCTGCATCACCTTGAGGGTGATCCAGAATATATTGACGGATGGTCCGTTCGGAAAAATTAGGCATAAGAGCCAAATCCATGAGCTCATTGGGCATCATGAGGTGGTCTTGCCAAACAAACCGCATCTTCTTTGGATCGGTTACGCTGATATCGGGGTACGTGTTCCAGATGGAAACAAATTCATAGGCAGGCAAAAGCCCTGCGTCTTCATGACGGGCAAGAGTCCATTGACCTGTTGCCTCGTCGATGGTGTAGCGATCACGGACACGCTTTTTAACGAGCGGCCCTTTCATACAGCCAGTGCCGAACTTGAAGGCATTGCCAAGAAGGTCATTGCACACACGCCGATAACTCGGACTGCCGGGAGATTCGACCAACTGGTCGGACATAACGCGAGTCATGTTCTCGGCGTTCTTCTTGGCTATGTCGCGGAGAATGGCGTCTTCGTCGATGTCGTCGGGGCTGACACCTTGCTCGATGAGCTCGGCGGCTTTCTCCTGAATCATCTTGGGATGGACAACAGGTTCGGGAGTGGATGAAATGCCCCAATTCTTTTCACCGTTGGCCTGAAACAGAATGTCCATGGCGCGGGCTTTCGTGCCGTCAACCTTCGTCTTGGTGACGCGAAGATTGACCTTCGACCGTTTGGGGTCCATGGCTGCCAGAATTTCGGGATCGTAAACGCCTTTAACTTGGCGGAGATCACGAAGCCAACGCTCTTCATAGAGTAACCGCTGGTTTGCTACCTCGTCGAACTCAGCACGAAGGAACGAGCCGAGCGCGTCAACATTGGCTTTTTCTTGCTTGGATTCTTCCGGCTGCTGTTCGGTCGTGGTCATTCCTGGCGTCCTGTCTGGTTGAGGAGACATTGGTAAACGCTGGAATTATAACCCCTGTTTTGGGCTTAAACCGCTGGTGCTAGGCTGGTCACACCCTCACGCCCCCCTGATGAGGGGTTGACAGGGTTTTAACTGAGGCCGAGGTATTGCGCGCCCACCAATAGTAGAATGGGGCTTTGACATGGACACGGAGCGGATCGGCTACCTTATCAAGATTGAGCATAAGAACGCGCCGGTCATAGGTAGGATCGGAAAGAGGTAGGCCAGCAACGTGAACAACATCGAATTCCATATCAATTGCCAAACCGATAGCGCACATGCCGGAAGTCATGTTGTCCCATCGTGTCGGGAAAACATAGTCGGGGTAAGTGTATGCTTTGGGTTCCCACTTTGAGGCTTTGATCTGTTCTGCCAGGTGGTGCGGGTGCTTCGACACAGCATAGTCAACCGGGACCGGGCTCAGTGACACGGCACGGTTAACCGCAAATACCCTCATGCCGGGGGAATAAGCGCAGACTGTCTCTTGCTGCCAGCCTGGACCGTTGCCAATGACAAGGGCGGCTTTCATGGCTACCACCCTCCTATCGTATCCGCGACCTTGGCAGTTTGCCCTTGATACCTATTGCCCATAGTGCCTAGATCGAGCTCTGCTAAAGCGTAGAGAAACGCGGCAACAGGTGGGAACTCTTCGGGGTGACGCTTGAGGTCGGCAGGCTGGAGCGTCTGATAATGCCCTGCGACTTCACAGTCTCCGAAATG
This genomic window contains:
- a CDS encoding portal protein, with the protein product MTTTEQQPEESKQEKANVDALGSFLRAEFDEVANQRLLYEERWLRDLRQVKGVYDPEILAAMDPKRSKVNLRVTKTKVDGTKARAMDILFQANGEKNWGISSTPEPVVHPKMIQEKAAELIEQGVSPDDIDEDAILRDIAKKNAENMTRVMSDQLVESPGSPSYRRVCNDLLGNAFKFGTGCMKGPLVKKRVRDRYTIDEATGQWTLARHEDAGLLPAYEFVSIWNTYPDISVTDPKKMRFVWQDHLMMPNELMDLALMPNFSERTIRQYILDHPQGDAEIKKYETDLRVMGELETSSPDLSGRFRVYERWGYVQGHQLVMAGVEIEPERAGESFPANVWMVGNRVIKAVISPIEGVEIPYHFFFYDKDESSFYGNGIPTVMRDCQMGINASVRMTLDNAAIASGPQIGVNVRALADGVDPTDVHGWKVWPFKSGVDVRSAFNVFELPSHTPELMSITKMFSEFSDELTSPRFMQGDNAAVRGAGDTASGLSMLMGAASIPLKDIVKDFDDNITKPFIKALYHWNMKFNPREDIKGDFDIVARGSSALIAKEIQAQRMTQAVALTDNPRFQGRVKDDELLEEIFKSMDLDPEILRDDREYEDWQQKQMTMQATAEATANVQAIVGEMEKRGLDPQAALTQMLGGAIQQQQQTAAPQEVGA